Below is a window of Demequina muriae DNA.
TCGGCGTTGATGGTCCAGCCGGGCTGCGGCGCGGCGAGTCGGCGAACGAACGAACTCATGGGGTCAACCTACCGGCGACCCCTCCACGCCCTTCACTACGAACCGCTGCGGCGCCGACACTCCGAACTCAGCCCCCGCATCGGCCGGTATGGACGGCGTGTCAGGGGGAAATGGGGTTCGCAGTTGAAGGGCCTCGAGCGGGCTCAGGAGCGGAAGGCCTCCCAGCCCTTCTCGTGGAACTCGTGCACGGGCACGCCCGACCGCTCGAGGCCATACCCGTCGGGCACCGTGCCGGGGTCGTCGCATTCGGACACGATCCGGTTGTCGCCGTCCACGAACACCACGTGGGGCTCGAACGTGCGCGCCTCGTCGTCCGCGAGCATCCCGTACGCGATCACGATGATGGTGTCGCCCGGGTTCACGAGGTGGGCTGCTGCGCCGTTGATGCAGATCTGCCCGGTGTCGGGCTCGCCGGGGATCGCGTACGTCGTGAGCCGCGCTCCGTTGGTCACATCCACCACGTCCACCTGCTGGCCCGGGAGCAGATCCGCGCGCTCCATCAGCGTGGCGTCGATCGTGATCGATCCCACGTAGTGCAGGTCTGCCTGGGTGACGGTGGCGCGATGGATCTTCGCGATCATCATGGGCCTGACGAGGCTGGTCATGAGGGCGATCCTTCCGGTTCGATGAGGACGGACGTGTTGTCGATGAGCCGCGTTCCTCTCACGGTGGCCGCGACCGCGATCACGGCTTCTCCACGGTGATCCGCGGGCACCTCGTGCGCCGTCC
It encodes the following:
- the panD gene encoding aspartate 1-decarboxylase, with protein sequence MTSLVRPMMIAKIHRATVTQADLHYVGSITIDATLMERADLLPGQQVDVVDVTNGARLTTYAIPGEPDTGQICINGAAAHLVNPGDTIIVIAYGMLADDEARTFEPHVVFVDGDNRIVSECDDPGTVPDGYGLERSGVPVHEFHEKGWEAFRS